The sequence CTTAAAATGCGATACTGCAGATAGTTTTTACAGAAGGCCGTTTAATGCTATCGCGGATTTCGGTTATCAAAGAGGCAACTGTATATCATTTACAGGGAGTGCCTCGTTTCTTAACGGAGGGACTGCAAATGCTTTCCGGCACGAAGCTGACGGCGGGGCGGACGATGACAATATAACTGCTCTTGGCACGGCCATGGGTACGGTTTTTAATATGCCGATGCTTTCTCAGGTGTTTGTAGCAAGGCCTTTTGGTTTCACGTCAAGCACCAGCTGGCCCCAGGAACGGGCTTTAACTCCGTACTCCGGGATTAGGACAACTCTTTCCATCCCGGCTATTTCAGGGCTTAACCGCGTATTTTATACCACGACAAGAAGCGCAAATGCAATAACCGGGCCTTTTTACGGAAATGCAACTGTCAAGGTAACACAAGGAATAAGTACCTGCTATATGGTCTATTCTGGAGTATCAACCCAGGGCGATTTCGGTACCACGCAGATAGGAAAGCTGGTTTTGGCTTCATTATTAAGGACCTTCCTTGATTCGGGTTTATATGCTTCTACGCAGGACAGGATCCCTCAGGTCCCTCTTGTGGATATAACAAGGCCTACGTCTGCCGATGAGTTTGACAACCCGTCTTCAATAATTACGGAATGGACCTATAATTGGACTCGATGGAATCAGGAGAATTACACGGAAGAATACCCGGCAGGTTATGTTGACAGGCTGGATCTTGTGACTGAAACGCCTGTTATATACTCTCTTAAATATTCTCCTGACAGGGAACAGACCTGGTATCACTGCGTGGATGATTCCATAGCCCAATTCGGGGAATTATCTACAAATCCGGCGCATTTTACCACATTGTCAACTTATACCTGGGATGTTTCGGCTAAAGCAGGAGGTTCTTATGTACTTATGGTGGAATGCTACAGGCAGGACTTTGCGGCAAACAAATTTCCCCTGCATCACAGCTATGATAAAATAGGGATTTATATAAGAAGATAATCTAAAATTTGAAATTCGAATGGGATAATATTTTATGAAAAACGTATCAATTATAAAAATCAAGCCTGATAATTCAAGCAAGGGTGTAACGCTCGTCGAAATGATAATGGCTGTTGCTATCTTCGGGGTAGTCCTGCCGCTTGTGACGGTGTTTTTGATGAAAATAACAACCGGATTTTCCACGTATGAAATGACGACCGAACTGCGAAAAACAAACCAGCAAACAAGCAACCGCGTTTATATGAGGTTAAACGCATGCAAGCGCCTTTTTCAGAATAATGCGAGCGGCAATGCCTACCTGGCAAAAGTCAGCCTTACCGGATGCCCGGCACTTCTTACCGGAAGCCAAATGCCAACTATCGAAGAAACAGGGTCGCTTGTTCTTGGAAATGCGGCTTTTGTCGCAGCAAGCGTAGGTAACTGTCTTTTTTTTGCAGGCAATGATTCCACAGCCGTTCTTTTAAATATCTTAAATTCATCGGCACAGGCAAGTACTGTTAGAATAGATACCTATAGGTTTTATTATTATTATCTGTCTCCGTCCGGTGCAAAAAGTGTTGGTGGAAAACCCGCTCCGAAACTGACAGAATGGCAAAGTAAAATATATGCCGACTACAATCAAATCGCAGGCATAACCGATCCGACAAAAAAATCAAACACGATAACGGCTCTTATCAATCAAGAGGTTTTATATGCCTGGGATTCTTCCAATACCGACCCTGCCGCTTCATTTTATACGCTTGCCGGCGGAGCTGCTACTCTTGCTGCAGGCCATAGTATAGTCAAAGAACAGGCTACCGATCTGACATCAATTATCTCGGGTGCCATGGGGTCAAACTACAGTTACGGGTATTCGCCTAACAGCTCAAGCCTTACAAAACCACCTAAAACGGTGCCTATTTATGCAACTGCAAGCGGTGATTTCCCGAGCGGTTTTGAAGTAGCGATTGTAGCGCAGGCGGCCGGCAGGATGGTACTTATAAGAAGCGTGCTTATTGCCAAAGAATCAACACATGAAATAGTGGGCGATGAGCTCCACAACATAACTTGTGTCCGCGATCTCTGGTAGCGATTTAATATTAAAGTAACATTATAGAGGATTGTCTAATTGGAGTGAGTCAAAAAGAATAAAACAAATTATTTAGCGATCGTACAGGAACCGTTAAAGTTTGAGCCCTTATGTTTCATTTGATATATATATATGCCCGCAGGGACCTTTTCATTGTCGTTGTCGGTGCCATCCCAGTATTTTCCCAGATTGTCGACCGGTAAGTTATCTTTGATCAGCCTGCCTGAATAATCAAATATCTTTACGTCAACCTCAGTATTGGCCGTGTAATCCCAATAAAAATACCCTTTGTCATTATTTCCGTCGCCGTTTGGAGTAATAATAGGAGGTATTATCCCTTTTTCTTTATCTGAGGAATTGTTTATGGCTTCAAGCAGGATATAATAACCGGATTTAGAGATATACGCGGTATTGCCGGTATTAGTTAATTCAAACAGGTCTTTTTGAACGGAGAAAGATCTAGACAGGACAAGCGTATCGTTCCTGGGAATGACCCTGTAAATAGAGCGTTTAATATATTGACTGGATATATTGAAAGACGGAGAATAAGAGGCATTTTGTTTAAGTTCCAGGGTAGGTTGAATGGACAGATCTTCAATAATATTTCCGCTAAGGTCTTCTTCATAGATCCTAAAGAAACTGCTTACAGGTTTATAATTAGAAGATAGAGCGAAGGACGGCAGGCTGTCGATCTCTTCCACAAATATCTTGGTAGTTGCGGGTAAAGTAGAACTGGATATGTAAATAGTCCCTGAACCGAAACTCCTGTTGGTTTTTTGCCTGCTTAAACTGGCAGGTTCTGCTTTTATAAAAACAGGCATGGTGTCGGAAGCTTTTTTTGGATCAGTGACCATGAAATATACCGTGTATCCGCCTTTCTGGTTTGGTTCCGGCACCCAGCTGAATACTTTTGTTGATTGATCAAATGAAGCACCTTGAGGCAGGTTGGTTGCGGTATAGGACAAAGAGTCATTTTTATCGTTATCATTGGCTTGTACGGTAAACGATAATTCATTTTTAAGCTCTACAGTTTGTGAGCTGATCTTTACAAAAACAGGCGGCGAATTTATGTCTAACAACACCTGTATAACTTGAGGGTTGTTAATAGCATTTAAGACAGAAATAGATATAGTCGCAGTTGACCTGCCCGGAGGAATCTCGGAACTCACAGCAGAAACAGCTATTGTAGCAGATGATACTCCGGAACTGGGCGAGCACAAGAGCCAGGAGGGAGAAGCAGTAGCTGTCCATTGGAAATCAGAGCCTCCGCCTATATTATAGATTGAGAAGAATTGATTATTTGTATCGGCTGACCCATCATTGAAAGCTAATGTCTGATTTGCTGCGGGATTAGCTCCATCTTTGGTAGCGGTTAGGGTAAGTGAAGCAGGATTGAGCGCAATTTTTGGTTTTGCAGAGACAGTAATAGCAATAGATTTAGCGTTA comes from Candidatus Liberimonas magnetica and encodes:
- a CDS encoding prepilin-type N-terminal cleavage/methylation domain-containing protein, translated to MKNVSIIKIKPDNSSKGVTLVEMIMAVAIFGVVLPLVTVFLMKITTGFSTYEMTTELRKTNQQTSNRVYMRLNACKRLFQNNASGNAYLAKVSLTGCPALLTGSQMPTIEETGSLVLGNAAFVAASVGNCLFFAGNDSTAVLLNILNSSAQASTVRIDTYRFYYYYLSPSGAKSVGGKPAPKLTEWQSKIYADYNQIAGITDPTKKSNTITALINQEVLYAWDSSNTDPAASFYTLAGGAATLAAGHSIVKEQATDLTSIISGAMGSNYSYGYSPNSSSLTKPPKTVPIYATASGDFPSGFEVAIVAQAAGRMVLIRSVLIAKESTHEIVGDELHNITCVRDLW
- a CDS encoding PKD domain-containing protein yields the protein MYQVGPKEGGTAQDEWDKQVADSSNFTHKNNVYYLQKAVLGFTKDSTELLGDPLFVNLSGDDLHIKAGSPAINAGINLGYTADYDNYPINAAPDLGAYEYVAAANLSEIAINRSRDGLFESAISTVTIPVNSQPAVIALNPAAFSFTAVKDGANPSNQTFNINNTGENTLNWSASATVSWLACSPASGSLSSQAVSTVTASVNTTSLSTGTYTGTITVTDPNASNNPQSVTVSLLVKQNQPPIASFTATPASGQAPLTVAFNASASSDPDGSITSYSWNFGDGQTGSGATASHVYITSGTFNAALTVTDNLTATNAKSIAITVSAKPKIALNPASLTLTATKDGANPAANQTLAFNDGSADTNNQFFSIYNIGGGSDFQWTATASPSWLLCSPSSGVSSATIAVSAVSSEIPPGRSTATISISVLNAINNPQVIQVLLDINSPPVFVKISSQTVELKNELSFTVQANDNDKNDSLSYTATNLPQGASFDQSTKVFSWVPEPNQKGGYTVYFMVTDPKKASDTMPVFIKAEPASLSRQKTNRSFGSGTIYISSSTLPATTKIFVEEIDSLPSFALSSNYKPVSSFFRIYEEDLSGNIIEDLSIQPTLELKQNASYSPSFNISSQYIKRSIYRVIPRNDTLVLSRSFSVQKDLFELTNTGNTAYISKSGYYILLEAINNSSDKEKGIIPPIITPNGDGNNDKGYFYWDYTANTEVDVKIFDYSGRLIKDNLPVDNLGKYWDGTDNDNEKVPAGIYIYQMKHKGSNFNGSCTIAK